The genomic region acatttctgggggaatggtcctagccctcaccctccgatccaacaggtcccagacgggctcaatgggattgagatccgggatcGTCGCTGGCCATGGcggaacactgacattcctgtcttgcaggaaatcactcacagaatgagcagtatggctggtggcattgtcatgctggagggtcatgtcaggatgagcctgcaggaagggtaccacatgagggaggaggatgtctacctgtaacacacagtgttgagactgcctgcaatgacaacaagctcagtccgatgatgctgtgacacaccgccccagaccatgacaccccagacctccacctccacctccaaatcgatcccactccagagtacaggcctcggtgtaacgctcattccttcgacgataaccgcgaatccaaccatcacccctggtgagacaaaatcgtgactcatcagtgaagagcactttttgccagtcctgtctggtccagcgacggtgggtttgtgcccataggtgacgctgttgccggtgatgtctggtgaggacctgccttacaacaggcctacaagccctcagtccagcctctcctagtctattgcagacagtctgagcactgatggagggattgtgcgttactggtgtaactcgggcagttgttgttgccatcctgtagctgtcctgcaggtgtgatgtttggatgtatcgatcctgtgcagatgttgttagttacacgtggtctgccactgcgaggacgatcagctatcCATCAcatctccctgtagcgctgtcttaggcgtctcacagtacggacattgcaatttattgccctggccacatctgcagtcctcatgtctcaTTGCAGCaagcctaaggcacgttcacgcagatgagcagggaccctgggcatctttcttttggtgtttttcagagtcagtagaaaggcctctttagtccTAAGATTTCATAACTgggaccttaattgcctaccaacTGTAAGTTGTTAGgatcttaacgaccgttccacaggtgcatgttcattaattgtttatggttcattgaacaagcatgggaaacagtgtttaaaccctttacaatgaagatctgtgaagttatttggatttttacgaattatctttgaaagacagggtcctgaaaaagggacgtttcttttttttgctgagtttatttagtTTTTCTTTGAAATAAAAGTAACCATTTCATTGAATTTCTTGAAATGTTATAATATCTGCCATAATTTGGGATCATGATGTGAATTAAACTGAAATGAGTGCTGTTCAGAGTTAATAAACTTAAGGCATTTATTGTATAATGTATGACTAATTGCCCATGCATGGATacaaaacatacatacatactctcTCCAACTTGAGACATGCAGTCGCACTCAGAGATACACCTGCTCGTGCTTCTAAATGCCACTAGACATCACTGCGTTCCCACTGTGCAGAGTCAAAGATACATTCGCCTACAAGTGCTGAGGGGCATTATTGCTGAGCATTCGTGAGTGAGCCTTGAGTCAAACTTTTATGAGGTTGAATGTGATTAACCCTAAATTGAAAGAAATTAAGGAAACTGTGGAACATGGGGTCAGGTCAGGCACCCTAAGCAGAACACAGCAGAACACATGAGGTTTGGTCCCTCACCTCCTGCACTGGATTCTAGGTGGGGTGCTGCTGTAGAGTGGCTGGGTGGCTAGAAAGTGGCCCTTAATCTAAATGACAAATGATCTGCTATTAAGTACATTGAGTATGTCAGAGAACTTTGGGGAAAATACCCAAAGGTCTTTGGTCTTGGTGAGTTTGGTCTGTAAACAGAAATTCTGCCATGCCCAATTTGACTGACAGGCAGCAAATGTAGACTTTTGATTTTCAGGAAGGAGGATTGGAGGGAAGGATGATCCTAGATGGGTGCAAGGCAGACCACCATAACCACATATTAAATTAATTAATCAATGTAAAGTGTGCAAcaatattgtcacgccttggtcttagtattttgtgttttctttatatatttggtcaggccagggtgtgacatgggttattgtggtgtgttttttgtcttggggttttgtggggctTCGACGTAGTCTATGGccgcctgaggcggttctcaatcagagtcaggtgattctcgttgtctctgattgggaaccatatttaggccatattctgtgagtgttttggtgggtgattgttcctgtctctgtgtagttgttcaccagacaggctgtataggttttcacgttccgtttgttgttttgtaatctttatagttatttcatgtatcgctattcttcattaaagaacatgagtaaccaccacgctgcattttggtccgcttctccttcgaCAGACGGACGCCGTTACAAATATCATTATGGAAATCATTAACTGATTACCCTATAAGGATTTGCATATTTGCACACTTACCATAGCAATTTAAGTACCCAAGTTAACATGACATGAATTAGGTTACCAGTGGAAACAGGTTAGATTATGTGCCCCTTGCTGCCCTCAAGGATGTGTCACTGCACCCCTTTTCCAGAACAACCGCTTGGTGGCTTTGCACCCTCAAGTCTTCGCCCCCCTGGCTGACTTACAGGAGCTTGACTTGGACAACAACCAGATCAAACTGCTACACCCTAACATGTTTCAAGGCCTTCACCACCTCCAGAAACTGCACCTGAAATCAAACCGCCTCAGTACTCTTGTGAATGGGACACTGGAGCCTCTGGAGAGCCTGAAGATTCTCCACCTGGAGGGGAACCCCTGGGACTGCCCTTGCAGATCAGCCATTtctgtacagtggcaagaaaaagtatgtgaaccctttggaattacctggatgtctacataaattggtcatcaaatttgatctgatcttcatctaaatcacaacaacagacaaacatagtgtgcttaaactaataacacgcaaagtattgtatttttcttgtctatattgaatacataatttaaacatttacAATATAGGTtggggaaagtatgtgaacccctaggctaatgacttctccaaaagctaattggagttaGGAGTCAGCTAatctggagtccaatcaatgagactagattggagatgttggttagagctgccttgctcTATAAAAAACACTAACAAAATTTGAGTTTgatattcacaagaagcatttctcagaagacctaagatcaagaattgttgacttgcataaagctggaaagggtttacaaaagtatctctaaaagccttgatattattattttattttatattattgatgttcatcagtccacggtaagacaaattgtctataaatggagaaagttcagcactgttgctactttccctaggagtggccgtcctgcaaagatgactgcaagagcaaaGCGCAGAATGTTAAaggaggttaagaagaatcctagagtctcagctaaagacttacagaaatctctggaagatgctaacatctctgttgacgagtctacaatacatacagcactaaacaagaatggtgttcattggagaacaccacggaagaagccactgctgtccaaaaaaacccattgctgcacatctgaagtttgcaaaagtgcatcTGGATGTttcacagcgctactggcaaaatattctgtggagaCATGATATTActgttgagttgtttggaaggaacacacaacactatgtgtggagaaaaaaaggcacagcacttcaacatcaaaacctcatcccaactgtgaagtaaggtggagggagcatcgtgattttgggctgctttgctgcatcaaggcctggacagcttgctatcattgatggaaaaattaattcccaagtttatcaagacattttgcaagaGAATGTTAggctgtctgccaattgaagcttaacaaaagttgggtgatgcaacaggacaatgacccaaaacacagaagtaaatcaacaacagaatggcttcaacagaagaaaatacaccttctggagtggcccagtcagagtcctggcctCAACCCGAtggagatgctgtggcatgacctcaagagagcaatTCACACCAGaaatcccaagaatattgctgagctgaaacagttttgtaaagtggaatggtccaaaattcctcctgaccgttgtgcaggtctgatccgcaactacagaaaacgtttgtttgaggttattgctgccaaaggagggccAACCAGTTATTAAAGGGTTTCACATatttttcccaccctgcactgtgaatgtttacatggtgtcttcaataaagacatgaaaacgtatatttgtttgtgtgttattagtttaagcagactgtgtttgtctattgttgtgacctagatgaagatcagatcaaattttatgaccaaattatgcagaaatccaggtactTCCAAAggattcacatactttttcttgccactgtacatcaGTAACTGGATCATCAACAACACCCAGAAGCTACAGGGTGAACCCATGTGTTCCTCACTCAACCGACCCATTTCACAGCCTGCAAACCTATTAAAACCATGTGTGAGCATTGCATGCTGCCCCAGAAGCAAATTTCCCCTAGAGATGCTGACAGTGCTTACAGCTTGGCTTCTAGGTATTTGGTTTTCTGTGACTTCCTTTTGCAGTTTCTTTGTTTTCAGATGGTTATGTTTATTGCTTTCATGCAACTGTCTATTGCAAATGCACTGTAAAGAATCTAAGTTTAAAATGCCACAGAATTGTTTTTAAATGCTTTATTGAAAATTCatgcttttatttttatttcatttctTGATCATTTACAATATCTGCCATAATGTGAGATCTTGATGTGAATTAGACTCAAAGGAGTGTTGTTCGGAGTTAATAAACTTAAGGCATTTACTGTATAATGTATGACTAATTGCCCATCCATGGATacaaaacatacatacatacatacctctCTCCAACTTGAGACATGCAGTCGCACTCAGAGATACAACTGCTTGTGCTTCTAAATGCCATTACACATCCCTGCGTACCCACTGTACAGAGTCAAAGATACTACATTATAATGCCCACAAGTGCTGAGGGGCATTACTGCTGAGCATTCGTGAGTGAGCCTTGAGTCAACCTTTAGAGGTTGAAGGTGATTAGCGCCATAGAGGGACACCAACCTGTAGGCACCCAATAATTTGAATCCTTAAAAAAAAGCAGCACACTAGCAGCTCCGATGCAATAAATTAATAACCAACGTTTCGACtgcaagctgtcttcatcagggtttcaGACATGTTTCGCTCTACTGACAAGCCACACacctaaaaaaaaatacaaataaattatcCCTCAATACCCCTTCAATTTGCTCAATATTATGTTGCAGCTGTTAGAGGGACTATATGCACAGATAGCAAGAATAACAAGTAATGCTtcaaaatatatacacacacacacacagaggactaaTTTCAAGAGTTTTATTTACCATTGGCTCACAAATGAGACAACAATAATAAAAGGTACACAAGACAAGAAAGGTTACAGATGTACATCCTTCTCAAATAAATTAGTCTCTGCTCCATTGAACAGCTACTGGACCACCAGCCAATCCAAGCCCTTCTACCCAACAAAGGCAACTGGTTATTCATTTTTCAAAATCAAAGTTGATTTCTAAAACAAGTCATGTTTAAAATTAAATACTTTGAATAGGGCTGTTTTGACAACCAATCTTATCAGTACACTTCATATGTCAAGTATGCCACTCACTGACCTATAAATGCATTTTTAATGCCGAGACAATTGTTCAAACCAAGTGTGGTCCATCGCAATACGAGGCAATGCCTATTGGTTTTAGATATAGTAACACTTGTGATCTTTCAGATTCCTCAGGTAGGAAAAACTCTTCCCGCATTTGTCGCACATGTAaagtttctctcctgtgtggattTGTTTGTGGGCTTTGAGGCTGTTGCCCTGGTTGAAGCTCCTCCCACAGAGGTCACAGCTAaaaggcttctctccagtgtgtatcCGCTGGTGCCTGTTGAGGTTCCCAGTGTTGCTGAAACATTTCCCACACGTTTCACAGCTGAAAGGTTTCTCCCCAGTATGGACCGCCTGGTGGGTTTTCAGGCTGCTGTGTTGAGTGAACATCCTTCCACACACGTCACAGGTGAACGGTCTCTCCCCAGTGTGAGTTTTCATGTGTATGTTCAGGTAGCTGACCGACTTGAAGCTCTTGTTGCATAGGCCACAGCTGTGCGGCTTCTCCATAGTGTGGAGTTGCTGGTGCGATTTGAGGTGAGTGAGAGAACTGAGACTACTACCGCACACTGAGCACATACAAGGCATCTCTGCTGTGTGAGTCTGAAGGTGTGTCTTGAGGGAGTTGACGCAAGCCAGGACTGTCCCGCATACCACACAGAGGAAGGCGCTCTCTCCTGCGTGGGTTCTTTGGTGCATTTTCAGAGCACTTCTTTGAATGAAACACTTCCCGCACGTCTCACAGGTAAATggcctctctcctgtgtggatcCGCTGGTGGCCTTTCAGAGTGTCTGCCTGGTTGAAGCTTTTCCCGCACGTATCGCAGCGGAACGGTTTCTCACCGGTGTGTATACGCTGGTGCCTGTGGAGATTTCCTGGTATGCTGAAACTCTTCTTGCAGATCTCACACCTGTACTTCCTCTCTCCCGTGTGGACGATCTGGTGCATCTTGAGACCGTGGGCCCGGTTAAAGCTCTTGCCACATTCGTCACAGCGGAACGGTCTCAACCCTGCATGGAGTCTCTGGTGATTCTTGAGTAGCTGCTTTAGGGTGAAAGCTTTACCACACTCGCCACATGTGTgcggtctctctcctgtgtgaagcaGCTGGTGTGCATCCAAACTGCGTTTAAAGGAAAAACCTCTGCCGCACTGCTGGCAGATAAAAGGTTTCTCCGCTGCTGCATGGATCACCTGGTGAGCTTTCAGCTGGATCAGTTTGCTGAATGTCTTCCTGCAGTGCTTGCAGCTAAGGTGGTTCTCCTTTTTGGGCTTTGCCCGACGAGCCCCTGTGATCTTTGGCTTTCTCAAACACTTTGGCCCTGTGTCGCCACCTTTGTCCTTTGGGTCGTCTGTAGGGTTCTCTGGGTCACTCACCTCCTGGGCCTGGCTCTCTAAAAAATGACTTGGGTCTGATGTGCTGTTGTACAGGTACTCTTCCAACCCTTCTTCTTTGATAACAACTGACTCGATCGTGTCCTCCGTGTTGGAGTGctgagatggagagggaaagcAGTTTTAGACTCCGATCTATGTATAATGATATCATACAACAGAAATCACCACAAAGGGATGAAATGCTTCATGTACTCACTTTAAATAATTAAATACAATTGGTACCAAATGGTGCATAATGACACTTGTGTGATATAGACAAGTAAATAGGTTGTTACTTTCTGTACCCCGTAGTAATTCCAGACAGCTTTCCAAGAACTAGACCTTTAACAGAATATTGTCAGTTACGCAAATAGACCTACCTCGTTTACAGTTGAGGGAAGTCTCCCTTTCCACAGGTGGAGGATGGGGGAGCGTTTCACTTCTGCATCACCAGTGCAAAAGCCTGAAAAAGATTGCAGTCAAAATCAAAAAGGTTTGCATCGAATTCAAAAGCACTGATTTTAGTAACAGTGTGCAAAAGCAATCTAACACCAGATTGATGGCCTATCTGAAATAATGGCAAGTCTCACCTGGTTGTGTGCCTTTTAACTGGTGGATGACCTTGACTTCACTGCAGCAGCCATTGGCTGATGTGTTCTCTCGTCCTCCACTCCCTTCTAAAACAGTCCTCAGTTCGGTCTCAACCGCGTCTAGCCTATTCTTCAAGTCCTCATTCTCGGTTTGACTCCGAGACACTTCCAGATGCAGAACAGAGGAGCACTCGTTGAATAGCTGGTAGATTTTGTCCACAGCCTCCTTAGCCAGTATCTCCATGAAAGAGGTCAACTGGTTCAACTGAGTGAAAAGAACAAAAGCAAGTTGAAGGCATACAGGTTATATTATTCACAGAACAAACTTCAGTttactaaactagctagctaccatTATAAAACGTAGCTGACAAGAATTTCTGGCAATTATAATTCATTCAGACAAACATTCTAAGTGTAATTAATACATTTCATATACGCTATTGCAAAAATGATCAtttggttgtgttcatgaagGTCTTAGGAAACAGAACATGAAGATATTTTGTTTTCCAAATAACACAAAATAATTTATTGGTTTGTTactgtaggataaataaacgTAACGCAGTAATTCAAGTGTTCAATCAATTGTATTTGTGGAGAGCCTTTTGTTATAACTATGGAACAGAAAGCATGTGTGTTGGAACACATATAAGACGTATAACAAAATAAAAATACCCCAACCACCAAGACAAACGGTCAGCATCATACGTGGTCAAATTATGAAAACATCAGTAGTCTAAACATTAGAAGTGTCAGGTTTGCTTGATAGTGAAAATCACCACAAAAGAAAATGGCATTTGAATGAATATACTGTAAGTGTTGATATGATAGCAGGCAAAAATAGTCAGTTGTCGTCTGCTTGTGCTTACATGGTGTGCGTCTTCAAGCAATGGCATCAGTTAGAGCATGTCAAACAACGAAAGCTGGtgagtttgttgttgatgttttaGGGCCTGCTCTCTGTGATAACATTTTGTGCTGATAATTGGCCAGTAGCTCGTTCTATGCAAACGGTGCTGTCCCTTCTCTGAGCGCACACCATTCTCTCTTATTCGGAGGCTCAGAATAATCTGAGATGTCAGAGATTTGGTAGCAAAGCTAATGCAGCATGTGCATCCATTTGTCTTGGTCTTCTTGCCATTGTAAAAGATGCACGTCCTCACTGACTGTGTACTAAGGCCAGAGTTGACTGATAGGACTGCTTGGATTCGGTGGACTGATGATAATGCCGGGGCAGCAggatagagtgttggactagtaagcggaaggttgcaagttcaaatccccgagctgacaaggtacaaatctgtcgttctgcccctgaacaggcagttaacccactgttccaaaggctgttattgaaaataagaatttgttcttaactgacttgcctagttaaataaaggttaaataaaggtcaaataaaaaaaataaaaaaatagcccACCCTGTTCTTAATTCACAAGTGGTGATTACACAATTCCAGCATCCGAACAGTGTACCCGACAactttccttcaattcgcaagtggATGAAACTACCAtatcaccggagaaagcatccaagTATTGAAAAAGCATGCTCtttttgtccagacagcatcataTACATGGGCTACAAATACTGAGACAGAAGGGCACTGTTTCGCACGCTCTGATGATTTCTCTGAGATTGagtctttcttggtcaaataaatgatcaatatttaaatatttttatttggattgctgcactgttggaactagcagcacgagcatttcgctacaccagcaAAAACATCTGATAATCTATTATTGAGAAGAGAATTGTATTGGATTCACTGTTTGTGTACCATGTCTATTAGAGGTCTCCTAGAGGTCTGAATCAAGAGTTTGAGATTGGACAATTGATTACCTGAATGTTACTTTACTTTAAATTTGTCTTGCCTTACTGGTTACTCACTTGGtcattttgtaaatatatattattttctgGAACCATTACATGCACCCATCTCATTATTTAAGATACACAAATGTTTTGGCACCCACCATGCGTCATGCCCGCAATGGTCATGTGAGATGAAATGTGTATATTTTGGGATGTGAACACTCAGTGTTTGACCTGACGAAGATCCGTTTCGGATAGCAACGCTGTCAGTAAAGCAGTGAATTGGGAGCTTTAATTAACAGTGTGCAGGCCTTCTTGTTCTATACTAGTATTCTTTATTAACCCAGCACTTGTGTTTTTTAAAGATGTGTGTATGACCACAAACTTctctaaacacgtgtatgtgaccaataaaatgtgatttgatgtacGATCAGAACGCTGGCCCAGGGCTAAAGGATGGCACAGATTGTATTATATTGACCAGATACTATAGTGGCCGCTGTAACAATGAAATATGCGGGATTATGActctgtggctgtggtaactaatgaTGACCAGGCACAGCGCAAAATTGCcgggatgtcacgtgtcctacttatatacagtgccatgcgaaagtattcggcccctttgaactttgcgaccttttgccacatttcaggcttcaaacataaagatataaaactgtattttttttgtgaataatcaacaacaagtgggacacaatcattaagtggaacgacatttattggatatttcaaacttttttaacaaatcaaaaactgaaaaattaggtgtgcaaaattattcagtaccttaagttaatactttgtagcgccaccttttgctgcgattacagctgtaagtcgcttggggtatgtctatcagttttgcacatcgagagactgacattttttcccattcctccttgcaaaacagctcgagctcagtgaggttggatggagagcatttgtgaacagcagttttcagttctttccacagattctcgattggattcaggtctggactttgacttggccattctaacacctggatatgtttatttttgaaccattccattgttgattttgctttatgttttggatcattgtcttgttggaagacaaatctccatcccagtctcaggtcttttgcagactccatcaggttttcttccagaatggtcctgtatttggctccatccatcttcccatcaattttaaccatcttccctgtccctgctgaagaaaagcaggcccaaaccatgattctgccaccaccatgtttgacagtggggatggtgtgttcagggtgatgtgctgcgttgcttttacgccaaaca from Oncorhynchus keta strain PuntledgeMale-10-30-2019 chromosome 18, Oket_V2, whole genome shotgun sequence harbors:
- the LOC118397318 gene encoding zinc finger protein ZFP2-like isoform X1, whose protein sequence is MSILQGQIGSILEIMVSATVTEISKVFEGSASSEVPTTGENARETPNEQLNQLTSFMEILAKEAVDKIYQLFNECSSVLHLEVSRSQTENEDLKNRLDAVETELRTVLEGSGGRENTSANGCCSEVKVIHQLKGTQPGFCTGDAEVKRSPILHLWKGRLPSTVNEHSNTEDTIESVVIKEEGLEEYLYNSTSDPSHFLESQAQEVSDPENPTDDPKDKGGDTGPKCLRKPKITGARRAKPKKENHLSCKHCRKTFSKLIQLKAHQVIHAAAEKPFICQQCGRGFSFKRSLDAHQLLHTGERPHTCGECGKAFTLKQLLKNHQRLHAGLRPFRCDECGKSFNRAHGLKMHQIVHTGERKYRCEICKKSFSIPGNLHRHQRIHTGEKPFRCDTCGKSFNQADTLKGHQRIHTGERPFTCETCGKCFIQRSALKMHQRTHAGESAFLCVVCGTVLACVNSLKTHLQTHTAEMPCMCSVCGSSLSSLTHLKSHQQLHTMEKPHSCGLCNKSFKSVSYLNIHMKTHTGERPFTCDVCGRMFTQHSSLKTHQAVHTGEKPFSCETCGKCFSNTGNLNRHQRIHTGEKPFSCDLCGRSFNQGNSLKAHKQIHTGEKLYMCDKCGKSFSYLRNLKDHKCYYI
- the LOC118397318 gene encoding zinc finger protein ZFP2-like isoform X2, yielding MPFELFQLNQLTSFMEILAKEAVDKIYQLFNECSSVLHLEVSRSQTENEDLKNRLDAVETELRTVLEGSGGRENTSANGCCSEVKVIHQLKGTQPGFCTGDAEVKRSPILHLWKGRLPSTVNEHSNTEDTIESVVIKEEGLEEYLYNSTSDPSHFLESQAQEVSDPENPTDDPKDKGGDTGPKCLRKPKITGARRAKPKKENHLSCKHCRKTFSKLIQLKAHQVIHAAAEKPFICQQCGRGFSFKRSLDAHQLLHTGERPHTCGECGKAFTLKQLLKNHQRLHAGLRPFRCDECGKSFNRAHGLKMHQIVHTGERKYRCEICKKSFSIPGNLHRHQRIHTGEKPFRCDTCGKSFNQADTLKGHQRIHTGERPFTCETCGKCFIQRSALKMHQRTHAGESAFLCVVCGTVLACVNSLKTHLQTHTAEMPCMCSVCGSSLSSLTHLKSHQQLHTMEKPHSCGLCNKSFKSVSYLNIHMKTHTGERPFTCDVCGRMFTQHSSLKTHQAVHTGEKPFSCETCGKCFSNTGNLNRHQRIHTGEKPFSCDLCGRSFNQGNSLKAHKQIHTGEKLYMCDKCGKSFSYLRNLKDHKCYYI